A region from the Dehalococcoides mccartyi CG5 genome encodes:
- a CDS encoding NifB/NifX family molybdenum-iron cluster-binding protein — MKIAVVTDDGKTICQHFGRAQYYLVASAEDGSVTGKEQRPKAGHHVAGMNHEHTHAAGACHGFNAHAQATHAGMVSNITDCQLVIAGGMGQGAQESLKQAGIAVHMTDVADIETALKLYLEGKLPNLTERLH, encoded by the coding sequence ATGAAAATTGCAGTAGTAACCGATGACGGGAAAACAATCTGTCAGCATTTCGGACGGGCTCAATATTATCTGGTTGCAAGTGCCGAAGATGGCAGCGTAACTGGTAAAGAACAAAGGCCCAAAGCCGGTCACCATGTTGCAGGGATGAATCATGAGCACACCCATGCCGCCGGAGCTTGCCATGGATTTAATGCCCATGCCCAAGCCACCCATGCCGGCATGGTTTCAAATATTACGGATTGTCAGCTTGTGATAGCTGGCGGAATGGGTCAGGGAGCTCAGGAAAGCCTGAAGCAAGCCGGAATTGCAGTGCATATGACTGATGTAGCTGATATAGAAACTGCCCTGAAACTCTATCTTGAAGGCAAGCTGCCTAATTTAACAGAGCGTTTACACTAA
- a CDS encoding response regulator transcription factor, which produces MKTLIIEDDLSIIDLVALTFSVAWPDIQIVRTQLGKEGIELAETEAPDFIILDLGLPDMSGVEVLQEIRSFSKVPIIVLTVKKDEMDVVVALSKGADEFISKPFRQMELISRVKNVLRRSHPSEGEVYAMGNLTYYPALNKIESNGRELKLSPTENIIFLHLANQRPNYVTYRSLASVIWGDEYPGCHKAIRVLVNQLREKLALVLSQPDLIVTKYGLGYYLGNG; this is translated from the coding sequence ATGAAAACACTGATAATAGAGGATGATTTATCCATAATTGATCTGGTGGCCCTCACCTTTTCGGTAGCCTGGCCGGATATCCAGATAGTCAGAACCCAGCTGGGCAAAGAGGGCATAGAGCTGGCTGAAACTGAAGCACCGGATTTTATCATACTTGACCTTGGTCTGCCGGATATGAGCGGAGTAGAAGTCCTGCAGGAAATACGCAGTTTTTCCAAAGTGCCTATCATCGTGCTGACTGTGAAAAAAGACGAAATGGATGTGGTTGTAGCGCTCAGCAAAGGTGCTGATGAGTTTATCAGTAAACCCTTCCGCCAGATGGAGCTAATCTCCAGAGTAAAAAATGTTTTGAGGCGTTCACACCCTTCGGAGGGTGAAGTATATGCTATGGGCAATCTGACCTACTATCCCGCCCTGAACAAAATAGAATCCAACGGCCGTGAGCTTAAACTTTCGCCTACTGAGAATATTATCTTCCTTCATCTGGCTAATCAACGGCCAAATTATGTCACCTACCGGAGTCTTGCTTCGGTTATCTGGGGTGACGAGTATCCGGGTTGCCATAAGGCTATCAGGGTACTCGTTAACCAATTGAGGGAAAAACTGGCGTTAGTTCTGAGCCAGCCTGATTTGATAGTAACCAAGTACGGGTTAGGTTACTATCTTGGTAATGGCTGA
- a CDS encoding MarR family winged helix-turn-helix transcriptional regulator, giving the protein MAEVPGRKQKEADQYWVSFGAGDKNIVAGLRLEQVRILVYRVITKSFQPLGITPEQAIILVEVHNSSAPMTPTRLGKIIRRDAAAISRILSRMQKNGTILLMKDLEYKNLIRIELTPKGTEICEGVEKIIKSQHAVLFKVLSETEVDSFLVMLEKINKVASDVLRHMKFKSDL; this is encoded by the coding sequence ATGGCTGAGGTACCGGGTAGAAAGCAAAAAGAAGCCGACCAGTATTGGGTTTCCTTTGGCGCAGGGGATAAAAATATAGTAGCCGGCCTTAGGTTGGAACAAGTCCGGATTTTGGTATATCGGGTTATTACAAAGAGTTTTCAACCTCTCGGTATTACACCGGAGCAGGCTATTATTCTGGTGGAAGTCCACAATTCTTCAGCCCCAATGACCCCCACCAGACTGGGCAAGATAATCAGGCGTGACGCGGCGGCGATCTCCCGGATACTCAGTCGTATGCAAAAAAACGGCACCATACTCCTGATGAAAGATTTGGAATATAAAAACCTGATACGGATTGAACTTACCCCAAAAGGTACGGAAATTTGTGAAGGTGTTGAGAAAATAATAAAATCCCAGCACGCCGTACTGTTTAAGGTTTTAAGCGAAACCGAGGTAGATTCATTTCTTGTGATGCTGGAAAAGATTAACAAAGTTGCATCAGATGTCCTTAGGCATATGAAATTTAAATCTGATTTATAA
- a CDS encoding reductive dehalogenase — protein sequence MLNFHSTLTRKDFLKGIGLAGAGLGAASAVTPMFHDLDELVASTPSTRNLPWFVKEREHGDPTTPIDWSMIQRRPYTWARMDPSLPVYDNLKAIGAPVTRWLDWADKKAEDEILFAKAREEFPGFEPGIDGFGDLRTTALTHASEMFAFGQFPQKMNLGGNMVDLVPAIRAAGGYLGSTDSYAGPKIVHTPEEMGGTKYQGTPEDNLRTLKAGIRYFGGEDVGALELDDNLKKLIFTVDQYGKTLEFGDVEECVETPRQVIIPNKCKYIFLWTMRQPYEWTRRQSGRFEGAATETSYERAYNTKAHFQDFARGLGYQMISAGNNSLSPAGAWAVLGGLGELSRASYVNHPLYGITVRVTWGFLTDMPLPPSRPIDFGARKFCETCGICAEACPFGAINPGEPTWKDDNAFGNAGFLGWRCDYTKCPHCPICQGTCPFNSHPGSFIHDIVKGTVSTTPVFNSFFKNMEKSFKYGRKNPATWWDEVDDYPYGVDTSY from the coding sequence ATGTTGAATTTTCACAGTACACTTACCCGTAAGGATTTCCTGAAAGGAATAGGTCTGGCTGGAGCTGGATTGGGTGCCGCATCAGCTGTAACCCCCATGTTTCATGACCTTGATGAACTCGTAGCTTCAACACCCAGTACCCGCAATTTACCCTGGTTTGTTAAAGAGAGGGAGCATGGTGACCCTACCACCCCTATAGACTGGAGTATGATTCAAAGACGCCCTTACACTTGGGCGCGCATGGATCCCAGTCTACCGGTGTATGATAACCTGAAGGCCATCGGTGCGCCTGTGACCAGATGGCTGGACTGGGCTGACAAAAAGGCCGAAGATGAAATACTCTTTGCCAAAGCCCGTGAGGAATTCCCCGGTTTTGAACCGGGCATAGATGGTTTTGGAGATCTCAGAACCACTGCTCTCACCCATGCATCTGAAATGTTTGCCTTCGGGCAGTTTCCTCAAAAGATGAATCTGGGTGGCAATATGGTAGATCTGGTACCTGCAATCAGAGCCGCAGGCGGATATCTGGGTAGTACAGACAGTTATGCCGGCCCTAAAATAGTTCATACTCCGGAAGAAATGGGCGGCACCAAGTATCAGGGTACTCCCGAAGATAACCTCCGAACCCTGAAAGCCGGTATCCGCTACTTCGGCGGTGAAGACGTAGGTGCTCTGGAACTTGATGACAACCTTAAGAAATTAATCTTTACCGTTGACCAGTACGGGAAAACCCTTGAATTCGGGGACGTTGAGGAATGTGTAGAGACTCCCCGGCAGGTTATCATTCCTAACAAGTGCAAATATATTTTCCTGTGGACTATGCGTCAGCCATACGAATGGACCCGCCGCCAGTCCGGCAGGTTTGAAGGTGCGGCTACCGAAACCAGTTACGAACGGGCCTACAATACCAAAGCCCACTTCCAGGATTTTGCCCGCGGTTTGGGTTACCAGATGATAAGTGCCGGCAACAACAGCCTTTCTCCAGCGGGTGCCTGGGCAGTTCTGGGCGGCTTGGGTGAACTGTCCCGTGCTTCATATGTAAACCACCCGCTTTATGGTATTACTGTCAGAGTTACCTGGGGTTTTCTGACCGATATGCCACTTCCTCCCAGCCGCCCCATTGATTTTGGTGCCCGCAAGTTCTGTGAAACCTGCGGTATCTGTGCCGAGGCTTGTCCTTTCGGTGCTATCAACCCCGGTGAGCCCACCTGGAAAGATGATAATGCTTTCGGCAATGCTGGTTTCCTGGGCTGGCGCTGTGACTATACCAAGTGCCCCCACTGCCCCATCTGCCAGGGTACCTGTCCCTTCAATTCCCACCCCGGTTCGTTCATACACGACATAGTCAAGGGGACTGTTTCCACCACACCTGTATTTAACAGCTTTTTCAAGAATATGGAGAAGTCCTTCAAGTACGGACGGAAGAACCCTGCTACTTGGTGGGATGAAGTGGATGACTATCCTTACGGGGTCGATACCAGTTACTAA
- a CDS encoding reductive dehalogenase encodes MAQFHSVLSRRDFMKGLGLAGAGVGAAAAVSPVFRDLDEMASAPSARVNMPWWVKQVNETTTPIDWDVLPTLGPAYKGPPPMGLIPPAYPESEIFRMKMDRILEKYPNWDKGANTLGFPGASSDPEYPDYVGDIKDNALVMGAALLNMGMFPKELIMATHGAYMGLTDHPEGWRIMPAVEQRGGTKWQGTPEEALKIVRAAVRFYGFDDVTAIPVDDHFLKVMYGEKWLITHGAPTTFEFGDVDDIVCTPAIRPTKIVLPRRMKWFLQFSSRQPGEVTRHALGTTQNAGQAYYYTSWVKIVKSIQDFLWGLGYISLDNCNGRFAPTGATGILAGAGELARWGGVMTPKYGISVRVMHGVLTDLPLEECKPIDFGGRKFCETCGICADACPMGAISKDEPTWDAAKPYQYGGYLTWRTDMAVCSHCPVCQGTCPFNAFDKSGVHELVKGTVANTSIFNGFFTSMDKSFDYGRKPPEEWWNSEQPVTGIDTSI; translated from the coding sequence ATGGCCCAGTTTCATAGTGTTCTGAGCAGACGTGATTTTATGAAAGGCCTAGGGTTAGCAGGCGCGGGAGTAGGAGCCGCAGCTGCGGTCAGTCCGGTTTTCCGTGATTTGGATGAAATGGCTTCAGCACCCTCGGCACGGGTTAACATGCCCTGGTGGGTTAAGCAGGTAAACGAGACCACCACCCCTATTGATTGGGATGTGCTCCCAACTTTGGGGCCTGCTTATAAAGGCCCTCCCCCTATGGGTTTAATCCCGCCCGCCTATCCGGAATCAGAGATTTTCCGGATGAAGATGGACCGCATTCTGGAAAAATATCCGAATTGGGATAAGGGCGCAAATACACTGGGATTTCCCGGTGCCTCCAGCGATCCTGAATATCCTGATTATGTAGGGGATATAAAAGACAATGCTCTGGTTATGGGAGCTGCCTTGCTTAACATGGGAATGTTCCCCAAAGAGTTAATCATGGCAACCCATGGTGCGTATATGGGTCTGACTGACCACCCCGAAGGCTGGAGGATAATGCCTGCAGTAGAGCAGCGTGGCGGCACCAAGTGGCAGGGAACTCCCGAAGAAGCTTTGAAGATAGTAAGGGCGGCGGTCCGCTTTTACGGCTTTGATGATGTTACTGCCATACCGGTAGATGACCATTTCCTTAAGGTAATGTATGGTGAGAAATGGCTGATAACTCATGGCGCACCCACCACCTTTGAATTTGGTGATGTAGATGATATCGTCTGCACGCCTGCCATACGCCCCACCAAGATTGTTCTGCCTCGCAGGATGAAATGGTTTCTGCAATTTTCATCCCGTCAGCCCGGCGAAGTCACCCGTCATGCCCTTGGGACAACCCAGAATGCCGGCCAGGCATATTACTACACCAGCTGGGTAAAGATAGTTAAGAGCATACAGGACTTCCTGTGGGGTCTGGGATATATCTCGCTGGACAACTGTAATGGTCGTTTTGCACCTACCGGTGCTACCGGTATTTTGGCTGGTGCCGGCGAACTGGCCCGCTGGGGCGGTGTTATGACTCCCAAATACGGTATCTCTGTACGGGTAATGCACGGGGTACTTACCGACCTTCCTCTGGAAGAATGCAAACCTATAGATTTTGGCGGACGCAAGTTCTGTGAGACCTGCGGTATCTGTGCAGATGCCTGCCCGATGGGAGCTATCAGCAAGGATGAGCCCACCTGGGATGCGGCTAAGCCGTACCAGTACGGCGGTTACCTGACCTGGCGCACCGATATGGCAGTTTGTTCTCATTGTCCGGTCTGTCAGGGTACCTGTCCGTTCAATGCCTTTGATAAATCAGGCGTACATGAACTGGTTAAAGGCACTGTTGCAAATACCTCAATCTTCAACGGCTTTTTTACCAGCATGGACAAGAGCTTTGATTATGGGAGAAAGCCGCCTGAAGAATGGTGGAATTCCGAACAGCCGGTAACCGGCATAGACACCTCAATTTAA
- a CDS encoding sensor histidine kinase, which translates to MIDSLDTIQIDALPVGIVVIDVLSRKIVNINKAAQKLIGAEASEIIGHSCHKFICPAAEGKCPILDMGQSVDNAERQLLTSSGKLITILKTANKVTINGQMFLYEVLQDVTDPVNLRKQLQIQVAERTKELAEINSKLVREIKNHEKTELKLNELFTRYSMFFNNCNDGLTLIDFSGSIPPGKYIEVNKAFCQMVNYSREELLQLTPLDLTAPDMKDYALANTKLVLESEYAVLRFPNVYITKDGRRLDCEINASFVYLAGREVAVVVYRDISETKRLEQSLREAYESELQAHAEVEDQLNQRNYFMRALVHELKTLLTPLLASSEYLVSELSDSTLLGYARNMQNGAINLNNKIDDLMNLAKGEIGQLQIDPEYADIRKVIGDCIDYLQPQAQKMQKRIVLNFDGDIPLTLFDKTMIHQVVLNLLSNSLKFSRIGSEICVEALKSGDNIRVSVKDQGTGIPKGKQQGIFTPYYRIKTKRDRYGGLGLGLALSKMIVELHRGEIWFTSEYGHGSTFYFTLPIRSEWDENTDNRG; encoded by the coding sequence ATGATTGATAGCTTGGATACAATCCAGATAGATGCTTTGCCTGTAGGCATTGTGGTTATAGATGTTTTATCCAGAAAAATTGTGAATATAAACAAGGCTGCCCAAAAGCTGATTGGGGCGGAAGCATCTGAGATTATAGGCCATTCCTGTCACAAGTTTATTTGCCCGGCGGCAGAAGGGAAGTGCCCTATACTGGATATGGGGCAATCAGTGGACAATGCCGAAAGGCAACTGCTGACCAGCAGCGGCAAGCTGATTACCATTTTAAAAACCGCCAACAAGGTAACCATAAACGGACAGATGTTTCTGTATGAAGTATTGCAGGATGTAACTGATCCGGTTAATCTTCGTAAACAACTTCAGATACAGGTAGCGGAGCGTACAAAAGAGCTGGCCGAAATAAACAGCAAGCTGGTTCGGGAAATAAAGAACCATGAGAAAACAGAACTGAAATTAAACGAACTGTTTACCCGGTATTCCATGTTTTTCAATAACTGCAATGATGGTTTAACTCTGATTGATTTTTCAGGTTCAATACCACCCGGTAAATATATTGAAGTAAATAAAGCCTTTTGCCAGATGGTAAATTACTCACGGGAGGAGCTTCTTCAGTTAACACCGCTTGACCTTACCGCTCCGGATATGAAAGATTATGCGCTGGCGAATACAAAGCTGGTGCTGGAGTCTGAATATGCGGTACTCCGTTTCCCGAACGTGTATATTACCAAAGATGGCAGAAGGCTGGATTGCGAAATAAATGCCAGCTTTGTTTATTTAGCCGGCAGGGAAGTGGCGGTGGTAGTTTACCGTGATATTTCAGAGACCAAGCGATTGGAACAGAGCCTTCGGGAAGCATATGAAAGTGAACTCCAAGCTCATGCAGAGGTTGAAGACCAGCTGAACCAGCGCAATTACTTTATGCGGGCACTGGTGCATGAACTCAAAACACTCCTGACACCCCTGCTGGCATCCAGTGAATATTTGGTATCCGAGCTTTCGGATAGTACCTTGCTCGGGTACGCCAGAAATATGCAAAACGGGGCTATCAATCTGAATAACAAGATTGATGACCTTATGAACTTGGCAAAGGGAGAAATCGGCCAGCTGCAAATAGACCCTGAGTATGCCGATATAAGAAAAGTAATTGGTGACTGTATAGATTACCTTCAGCCTCAGGCCCAGAAGATGCAAAAGCGGATAGTACTGAATTTTGACGGGGATATTCCCTTGACCTTATTTGATAAAACAATGATCCATCAGGTGGTGCTTAACCTGCTTAGCAACTCGCTTAAATTTTCACGTATTGGCAGTGAAATTTGTGTTGAGGCTCTGAAATCAGGGGATAATATAAGGGTTTCGGTCAAAGACCAGGGTACGGGTATACCAAAGGGCAAACAGCAGGGGATTTTCACCCCTTACTATCGCATCAAGACCAAAAGGGACAGGTACGGCGGTTTGGGTTTGGGATTAGCCCTTTCCAAGATGATTGTGGAACTGCACCGGGGCGAGATATGGTTTACCAGCGAATATGGCCATGGCAGTACTTTTTACTTTACATTGCCGATAAGGAGTGAATGGGATGAAAACACTGATAATAGAGGATGA
- a CDS encoding PAS domain S-box protein, with protein sequence MINIDLFYNIALLIFVVVIIDLIMRHSGHFTRNSKIILGAVIGAATVLGMMNAVSVAPGVFFDGRSVLISAGAFIGGPVIALISSVIAIIYRISLGGDGVLVGSSVIVWAAMAGLAYYYLRQRYPKVTNPLLLLSFSLIVHAGMLSLMLALPGGLSSTVISDIALPVLTIFPLAGLVVCLLFIDQESYYSTISELSLSERKLTTALDTIREGNEKLRLHTQNSPLATIEWNADFVITRWEGAALNIFGWNSDETIGKSIYDLNIIYEPDAPIVEQTIKTLKEGISSQVVFLNRNYTKDRRVIYCTWYNSALYASNGKLISTMSQVEDSTEREQIKISLAENEKHYRELYEQSPAGYQSLDQNGIFVEVNQIWLDILGYQKEEVIGHWFGEFVAPEDLDKFKKNFPLFVKAGSTHVDFKMKRKDGQISIVTFEGRIAYTPKGEFKQTHCIIQDITERYMAEEATREHKERYQALFNSNNDAILVHQPKGELTPGTFMEANDAASTLLGYSREELLKLSPFDITKRDENGEHPVIKAIESLRRTGKVQAERIFIHKDHHEIPVEINARLFKYKGTDTIITIAHDITTRKQAEAALTHSAEEWRTTFDSIKDMIAIVDPKHIVIRVNLAFASALGLKPNDLVGKYCYQVVHGMNQPHPMCPHARTLESRHVESSEYYDKRLKLWVEASSSPIFNKKGELTGSVHIIKDISKRKEEELQQQQLRNKAEMSSRLAAVGEMAAGIAHEINNPLTGVIGFSELLLEREDLPDDIKANLKIINDGSQRAKEIIKRMLTFARQTTPQMSRVNITELINHTLELRNYVLATANIKIVKDYDATLPWVVADPGQLQQVFLNLIVNAEYAMKKAHDKGILTIKTEKLDGYVRISVKDDGPGMPEGIRKKLFQPFFTTKEPGEGTGLGLSLSLGIIQEHTGTIRAESEEGKGTTFIIELPIASDTDKIAEITPEAEPPRSVVKAKVLVVDDEPSIRLLIKTILTQNGHVVEECDDPRKALEKLMATAYDVILLDIRMPGMSGIELYRNILTKRPDMALSVIFITGDTSDEATREYLSAHQTPYISKPFNRKTLETKVDEILGRKA encoded by the coding sequence ATGATCAACATCGATTTATTTTACAATATAGCCCTGCTGATATTTGTAGTTGTCATAATAGACTTAATAATGCGCCATAGCGGCCACTTTACCCGAAACAGCAAAATTATTCTGGGTGCGGTTATTGGGGCAGCTACTGTACTGGGCATGATGAATGCCGTAAGCGTGGCACCCGGGGTTTTCTTTGACGGCCGTTCCGTACTCATTAGCGCAGGTGCATTTATAGGCGGCCCGGTCATAGCCTTAATATCCTCAGTTATCGCCATTATTTACCGAATCTCACTGGGGGGTGACGGCGTACTTGTAGGCTCAAGTGTGATTGTCTGGGCAGCTATGGCCGGTCTGGCCTACTACTACCTGAGACAGCGTTATCCCAAAGTTACAAACCCCCTGTTATTACTCTCCTTCAGCCTTATTGTACATGCCGGAATGCTGAGTTTGATGTTGGCTCTTCCCGGCGGCCTCTCGTCCACAGTCATCAGTGACATTGCACTTCCGGTGCTTACTATCTTCCCCCTTGCCGGTTTGGTTGTCTGTTTGTTGTTCATTGACCAGGAATCGTATTATTCAACAATCTCCGAATTGTCACTTAGTGAACGCAAATTAACAACGGCTCTGGATACCATACGAGAGGGTAACGAAAAATTGCGCCTGCATACCCAAAATTCACCTCTGGCAACCATAGAATGGAACGCTGATTTTGTTATCACCCGCTGGGAAGGTGCGGCTCTTAATATATTCGGCTGGAACTCTGACGAAACTATTGGCAAATCAATCTATGACCTTAATATAATTTACGAACCTGATGCACCCATTGTTGAGCAAACTATTAAAACACTCAAAGAAGGCATCAGCAGCCAAGTTGTTTTTCTTAATCGCAACTATACCAAAGACAGGCGGGTTATTTACTGCACCTGGTATAACTCAGCACTATACGCCAGCAACGGCAAACTGATATCCACAATGTCTCAAGTGGAAGATTCCACCGAACGCGAACAGATTAAAATATCTCTTGCAGAAAATGAAAAACACTACCGTGAACTATACGAACAATCACCCGCAGGATACCAATCTCTTGACCAAAACGGGATTTTCGTGGAGGTCAACCAAATCTGGCTGGATATTTTGGGCTACCAGAAAGAAGAGGTAATCGGGCACTGGTTTGGCGAATTTGTAGCACCCGAGGATTTAGATAAGTTTAAAAAGAATTTCCCGCTTTTTGTCAAAGCCGGATCTACTCATGTAGATTTTAAGATGAAACGAAAAGACGGGCAAATAAGCATTGTTACCTTTGAAGGCCGAATTGCCTACACTCCGAAAGGTGAGTTTAAACAAACCCACTGCATTATTCAGGATATAACCGAACGCTATATGGCCGAAGAAGCAACCAGAGAGCACAAAGAAAGATACCAGGCACTATTCAATTCCAATAATGACGCCATTCTGGTCCATCAGCCGAAGGGGGAATTGACACCCGGGACCTTTATGGAAGCCAATGACGCCGCCAGCACTCTCTTAGGTTACAGCCGGGAAGAACTGCTAAAACTCTCGCCTTTTGATATAACGAAACGTGATGAAAATGGTGAACACCCGGTTATAAAAGCAATAGAATCCCTGCGGCGAACCGGAAAAGTTCAAGCCGAACGCATATTTATTCACAAAGACCACCATGAAATCCCGGTGGAAATAAATGCCAGATTATTTAAATACAAAGGGACTGATACTATCATTACCATTGCCCATGATATAACCACCCGAAAACAAGCGGAGGCTGCTCTCACCCATTCCGCTGAAGAATGGCGCACTACCTTTGATTCCATTAAAGACATGATAGCGATAGTTGACCCGAAACATATAGTCATCAGGGTAAATCTGGCCTTTGCCAGCGCACTGGGACTCAAACCCAATGACCTTGTGGGTAAATACTGTTATCAGGTTGTACACGGCATGAACCAGCCCCATCCGATGTGCCCCCATGCCCGTACACTTGAATCCCGGCACGTGGAATCCAGTGAATATTATGACAAAAGACTGAAGCTATGGGTGGAAGCATCTTCTTCGCCTATATTTAATAAAAAGGGCGAATTAACAGGCTCTGTTCATATCATCAAGGACATATCCAAACGAAAAGAAGAAGAATTGCAGCAACAACAACTCCGCAACAAGGCGGAAATGTCCAGCCGTCTGGCCGCAGTGGGCGAAATGGCTGCCGGCATTGCCCATGAGATAAATAATCCGCTTACCGGAGTAATAGGTTTTTCCGAACTGCTGCTGGAAAGAGAAGATTTACCTGATGATATCAAAGCAAACCTGAAAATCATAAATGACGGCAGCCAGAGAGCCAAAGAAATTATAAAGAGGATGCTCACCTTTGCCCGGCAGACTACACCCCAGATGAGCCGGGTAAATATCACCGAACTTATAAACCACACTCTGGAACTGCGTAATTACGTACTGGCTACAGCAAATATCAAGATAGTCAAGGATTATGACGCTACTCTGCCCTGGGTTGTGGCAGACCCCGGCCAACTGCAGCAGGTCTTTTTAAATCTTATCGTCAATGCCGAATACGCTATGAAGAAGGCTCATGACAAAGGAATACTGACCATCAAAACTGAAAAACTTGATGGATATGTGCGTATATCGGTCAAAGATGACGGACCGGGTATGCCCGAAGGCATACGAAAAAAACTGTTCCAGCCATTCTTCACCACCAAAGAACCGGGCGAAGGCACAGGATTGGGTCTAAGCCTTTCACTGGGTATCATTCAGGAGCATACCGGCACCATAAGGGCAGAGAGTGAGGAAGGCAAAGGAACTACTTTCATCATTGAATTGCCTATAGCCTCCGATACCGACAAAATAGCGGAAATAACGCCTGAGGCCGAACCTCCAAGGTCTGTAGTCAAAGCAAAAGTTCTGGTGGTAGATGATGAACCCAGCATAAGGCTGCTTATCAAAACTATTCTCACCCAAAATGGACACGTTGTTGAAGAGTGCGACGACCCCCGCAAGGCACTGGAAAAGCTCATGGCCACCGCTTATGATGTAATCCTATTGGACATTCGCATGCCCGGCATGAGCGGCATTGAACTATACCGTAATATCCTGACCAAAAGACCTGACATGGCTTTGTCGGTAATATTTATCACCGGGGATACCTCTGACGAAGCAACCAGAGAATACCTAAGCGCTCACCAAACCCCTTATATCAGCAAGCCCTTTAACCGTAAAACGCTGGAAACAAAGGTAGATGAGATACTGGGAAGAAAAGCCTAA
- a CDS encoding YkgJ family cysteine cluster protein, with protein MQEPRSFIHGLSSSDVSNYRALTAEYEKYCREQIAKHFMASKFNFKKCQCCGYCCMCYPCMPRPDEIPPVAKYLAISLKELIDRYMVADTADCQTFFLRWAKEGQEDITGARIPPRRTYDKGYCIFFDKEKKGCRIHPARPDEAKIIKCWDDRQSRDKKLWGMSAWTQDDIYRFLPDFSKEYFRNSGDTRI; from the coding sequence ATGCAAGAGCCTCGCTCATTTATACATGGTCTTTCTTCCAGCGATGTTTCAAATTACCGTGCCCTGACGGCTGAATATGAAAAGTATTGCCGTGAGCAGATTGCCAAGCACTTCATGGCTTCCAAGTTCAACTTCAAAAAGTGCCAGTGCTGCGGATATTGCTGTATGTGTTATCCGTGTATGCCCCGCCCGGATGAGATACCCCCGGTAGCCAAATATCTGGCTATTTCGCTGAAAGAGCTGATTGACAGGTATATGGTGGCAGATACGGCAGACTGCCAGACCTTTTTTCTCAGGTGGGCTAAGGAAGGGCAGGAAGATATAACCGGTGCCCGCATACCGCCCAGGCGCACTTATGATAAGGGTTACTGTATTTTCTTTGATAAAGAGAAGAAAGGCTGCCGGATTCACCCGGCCAGACCGGACGAAGCCAAGATAATAAAATGCTGGGATGACCGCCAGAGCCGGGATAAGAAACTCTGGGGCATGAGTGCCTGGACACAAGATGATATCTACCGGTTTTTACCGGACTTCAGCAAAGAATACTTCAGGAATTCCGGTGATACCAGGATATAG